The Drosophila yakuba strain Tai18E2 chromosome X, Prin_Dyak_Tai18E2_2.1, whole genome shotgun sequence DNA segment ATACAAAGTTGTGATCCTCCTTGATCATGTCGGCTGCCTTTTCAGCTATTAGATAGACCGGTCCATTGGGATGGCCCGAGATCAAATAGGGCATAATGCTGGCATCCACAACCCGGAGCTTATCGATGCCATGGACCCGCAGTCGGGCATCCACCACCGCCGAGGGATCCGATCGAGGACCCATCTTGGCGGTACCCGAATAGTGATAAATGGTGAAGGTGAAGTGTCGCGCATAGCACGCCCAATAGGCGCTGCTCTTCCATTTGTATTTGGCACAATTGGGTATCCTCTTCTCGAATAAACGCGCACCAATTGCCTTAAATGCGGGCATTTGCAGTAGACTAACTGCCTTTTCGATACCCCGAACTGTGATGTTCAGGTCATAGGGATTGGCAAAGTAGTTGGCATAGATAAGTGGATGCTCCTCGGGATTGCGACTCTTTAGCTTGATGCGCCCCCGGCTCTTGGCGCGCAGTATCATGGGGAATATCATGAAGCCATTGGCACTCTGGCGTTCCAGTTCGCCAAACATGGTCTCATAGATACTCGATTGGATGCCCAATGCGAGACGTAGCGCCAAATTCGTTTGCAAACCACCGCCCACCATAAAGAGTTCCATGTCGGCCCAACCATCGAGATTACGTGTATCGTCCAGAGCATAAAATGATATAGCCTCCACACCACCCGGTATGCGTAACACGCCGCGTCCCTTCAGGAAATCAGCCATTGCCTCCGAGCCGAACATCTCGCTAATTTGCAGCGAGCTCTCGTTGCACAGGATGCTGATAGCCGGCGCAATGTGATCCTGCAGGTTATAGCCCACGGCCAGATCGGCCAGCGGCTTTATGCCCATCTCACGCAGATGTTTGGCGGGTCCCACGCCAGAGAGCATCAGCAGTTGCGGTGTATTGATGGCGCCCGCCGATAGGATGACCTCCTTTCTGGCCACAATCTTCTGCAGTTTGCCATCGATTTTGGCAATGACGCCGAACGCCGTTTTCTTCTGCGGTTCAATCAAGATCTTGGTAACCAAGGCGTTCTTTTTTATATGCAGATTCGTGCGCTTGCCTTTGATGGGATACAGATACGCTCGATTGGAGCTCCAACGGGTCTCATTGTAGATATTCGCCTGCAGATAGGACACACGAATCTGGTGCTCTCCATTGTAGTCACCACGCGGCAATCCTGCATCCTGCGAGGCGTGCACAAAGGCCTCGGCGATCCGTGTCCGCGTCTCCGAGTAGCTCACCTTCACCGGACCATTGCGTCCCACCAGACTCTCATCGGCATCCGGCACCGCGCTGCCCTCGTACTTCCTGAAATAGGGCAATACCTCATCGTAACTCCAGCCGGGATTACCCAGACGTGCCCAGCGATCGTAATCCCTGCGATTGCCGCGGGTGTACATCATGTAGTTGAGCACCGAACTGCCGCCCATCACCTTGCCCCTGGGCCAATTGCAGCGATTGTCGTTCATTGCCAGGCAATAGCTATTCGATGGCTCCGTTCTGTATTTCCAGTTGATCTCGCCCAGCTGCAGGAGATGCGCCACAATGGGTATGTCCATGGCATAGTTCTCGGGACCACCGGCCTCCAGGAGCAGCACACGCCACCGTGGATTCTCCGAGAGTCGTGCGGCCAGGGCACAACCAGCTGTGCCCGCTCCAACCACAATGAAATCATATTTCGCCAATAGATCCTGACTCTCGTCCAGATTCTCCAGATCCAATTGCGCCTGTCCGCGACGATAGATCTCGAGCATATCGTTCAGCGCATTGCCAGTGTCCGTCTGGCTAATCACCATTGAGTACTCCAATAGCCAGGGCAAGACAAGAAGGGTTGCGATGTGATTCCATGGCAGAGTCATCATGGAGCTTCATCACCTTGCAGCCGGACTCACTCGACTGTCGCGATCGACTGGAACGTTGGGTTCTAAGAGCAGAACTAAAATCTAGAGGCTGGAGGTAGAATGCAACTGGAAAACTCAATGGGGGGGGCCCTGCACTGTTGACAATTACTTGACTCTTGGGCCGAACTATCAGTCCAGTTTgattcttatttttatatatttttctacaACAGTGAAAACTGTGAGTATGTGGATGAACATTTGTGCGAGTTGATCGATCAATCGATCAAAGATCGTAAACATTCCAAACAAATAGGCAGTGCGAATGCACAAATGAACGATTCACGGGGTATTTTACATTCTCAATTGTGTGCTGAATACAGAAATCGCTTAATAACGGGGTCTGATCTAATAATCATATCGATGGATTGTGGCTAAGGGAAAATAACAACGAAATTAGAACTTGGAGGTGACAACGAAATTGTTATTATAGGATTCCCAATGGGGAACAACACAATTTCTTGAACTTTAATTGCTTGGACTGACGTATATTATAGTAATATAAAAAGACagatgaaaaatgaaaaattttacaaaatattgtGGTTGCCAAGTGTAGTAAgagtatttaaattatataaaaagaaCCATGAAATATACCATGACAAAActgggaaaatgaaaatataccAAGAAgatttaatttacaaaataatcCTAACATTATAAACTCAGTTTCACAGATCGTAAAAGTATTACGAAAATGTTTATCGCAGCTGGCAATTTATAGTTGATAGTTAATagttaatttattgatttgtttcCAAATAATCATTGGGCAAACGATCAGTAGTCGCTTCTAATTATACTCACCTACAAGTAAATGGTGAATGTTTTTAGTGGCATgtaatgtttgtttttattcatgGGGCTGAttgtttttttgctgttttgtttctttgcaGCAAAGCTTTGTGTTTAGTaagtaatttttataattatttccgCTTGCATGTGAATATTCGTGAGCTTAGAATGGGAGAGCCCAAGAGAGTCGATTGTTTGTatgtttggctgtttggcaGTTTGGCAGACGATGTGAAAAATTCCAAGATACACCAAGCCAGCAGCTTGGAATCATGGTTACTTGCCAACGTAAACTTGGCCAGTCGACCGCAACCGTATGACATACTAAAAAGagtaaaaatgtatacaaaataaaaataaattaaaatgctgctTAATGGTTTTTTGATGTATTCTCCGCCCCACAAATGGCGACGTTCTGATGGTATATGGTTAGTCGAAGGACATCGCCCAGAGATTCCGTTGCCAGAAGGAgtaatcatcatcatcgaaGGAGCACATGACTGGCATACAAATGAGAGATATGTACATTGGAGTTAAGAACCCCTTGAGAAACCATCTGAAGGGCAACCCAGAACCAATCTCCGTTGACATTCAAGCCCAAATGAACCGATACACTGGACACTTTGGAGTCAAGGCTGAAAAAGCCATTGCGGCTTCCAATTT contains these protein-coding regions:
- the LOC6524757 gene encoding glucose dehydrogenase [FAD, quinone] isoform X2, encoding MMTLPWNHIATLLVLPWLLEYSMVISQTDTGNALNDMLEIYRRGQAQLDLENLDESQDLLAKYDFIVVGAGTAGCALAARLSENPRWRVLLLEAGGPENYAMDIPIVAHLLQLGEINWKYRTEPSNSYCLAMNDNRCNWPRGKVMGGSSVLNYMMYTRGNRRDYDRWARLGNPGWSYDEVLPYFRKYEGSAVPDADESLVGRNGPVKVSYSETRTRIAEAFVHASQDAGLPRGDYNGEHQIRVSYLQANIYNETRWSSNRAYLYPIKGKRTNLHIKKNALVTKILIEPQKKTAFGVIAKIDGKLQKIVARKEVILSAGAINTPQLLMLSGVGPAKHLREMGIKPLADLAVGYNLQDHIAPAISILCNESSLQISEMFGSEAMADFLKGRGVLRIPGGVEAISFYALDDTRNLDGWADMELFMVGGGLQTNLALRLALGIQSSIYETMFGELERQSANGFMIFPMILRAKSRGRIKLKSRNPEEHPLIYANYFANPYDLNITVRGIEKAVSLLQMPAFKAIGARLFEKRIPNCAKYKWKSSAYWACYARHFTFTIYHYSGTAKMGPRSDPSAVVDARLRVHGIDKLRVVDASIMPYLISGHPNGPVYLIAEKAADMIKEDHNFV